Proteins from a single region of Aythya fuligula isolate bAytFul2 chromosome 3, bAytFul2.pri, whole genome shotgun sequence:
- the SERTAD4 gene encoding SERTA domain-containing protein 4, which produces MTLVLPMQRLGRPSAAEGAADLAAYRALWEPPACGRTATGTGTGTAAPGTAPAPPATGTPSSGSHYRGISDPVATSKITYFKRKYVEEEDFHPPLGSCAHKTISVFEERAHILYMSLEKLKFIDDPEVYLRRSVLINNLMKRIHGEIIMQNNWCFSACSFGGASPQEWFVPQDCPYRKRLRMAKEEYEKLHTCCFYQECGSHYLNLPYSVSASTENTSSSSSSSSPISLPSCSQQVDYDIGSAPSYRSDDQIPANEIFVTNARPQGNQEKAKFADEKGSNEPERDSAPLNCEPVRGTHALECKGKFYDYFETGCNDKSNVSESWKKSLRKKESLPSNKMCCSKGSKI; this is translated from the exons ATGACCCTGGTGCTGCCCATGCAGCGGCTGGGCCGCCCCAGCGCTGCCGAGGGAGCCGCCGACCTCGCCGCCTACCGAGCCCTCTGGGAGCCGCCCGCCTGCGGCCGCACcgccaccggcaccggcaccggcaccgcaGCCCCCGGCACTGCTCCGGCACCGCCAGCCACCGGGACCCCCTCCTCAG GATCGCATTACAGGGGAATTTCAGATCCTGTAGCGACATCCAAGATCACatactttaaaaggaaatatgtgGAAGAAGAGGATTTCCATCCACCGCTCGGCAGCTGTGCGCATAAA acAATCTCGGTGTTTGAGGAGCGGGCCCATATTCTTTACATGTCtttggaaaagctgaagttcATTGATGATCCTGAAGTCTACCTGCGAAGATCCGTCCTCATCAACAACTTAATGAAGCGAATCCACGGAGAAATCATCATGCAGAACAACTGGTGCTTCTCCGCTTGCTCCTTCGGTGGCGCCTCACCACAGGAGTGGTTCGTGCCTCAGGACTGTCCATACAGAAAACGTCTCCGCATGGCCAAGGAGGAGTACGAGAAGCTCCACACGTGCTGCTTCTATCAAGAGTGTGGCAGTCACTATTTAAACCTACCCTACTCGGTCAGTGCCAGTACGGAAAAtacttcctcctcttcctcctcttcctcccccattTCTTTGCCCAGCTGTTCCCAGCAGGTGGATTATGACATTGGCAGTGCCCCTTCTTACAGGAGCGACGACCAGATACCTGCTAACGAAATATTCGTCACCAATGCCAGGCCTCAGGGTaatcaggaaaaggcaaaatttgcTGACGAGAAGGGCAGTAATGAACCTGAGCGAGACAGTGCCCCCCTAAACTGTGAACCTGTAAGAGGCACCCATGCTCTCGAATGTAAAGGCAAATTTTATGACTATTTTGAGACTGGATGTAATGACAAGAGCAACGTAAGTGAATCTTGGAAAAAATCCTtaaggaaaaaggaatcttTACCAAGTAATAAAATGTGCTGCAGCAAAGGAAGTAAAATATGA